The proteins below are encoded in one region of Bombus terrestris chromosome 7, iyBomTerr1.2, whole genome shotgun sequence:
- the LOC100651404 gene encoding ATP-dependent DNA helicase Q4 isoform X2 has translation MSGTCFTVLQVAPPLICMESDAWKRSDIAILSLDDIKEADMKIKESYKMYWKLKTRALEETLIDISFSDEAEDNVTKTITCTSSEEIKDDNKPLRNKEKQVLEIIIGQDKKDSENIDENNGRNTDLKSIQNTGKIDDEDRNPEECQSQHTVNSLAAEENKYKNVKGVWGDHLSKSNEQIPKKKKTLPIARVSSFQLSQNKFTSSNFIKRNPRKSLSATKVKNKSENYNDVSINTLEKNTNIELNSKDNFDINEETKSIFGKSMKVTYVESKPATQSIGTIQQLVEGHTVSRNLNPGWLDRCAKQSNLVYPAVDLQRLSGTSDSGTESLDTSIHLSKETLVSESQETFQISDEEDFVCNSDSEEKHRNKRIRNFKKRFSDQENHPIKKMCHENCTNGLIPSKTTFCEEKCNNLNITNIDLVRNNSINDNVNIQTNLSNNIDKCKDKITDVLQTVDTNTHNEENIEKSSKEKSASSKIRKQVKCISSDDSDPDFSESDEKKKISKKKVSKTKRTSTTRKSKVTKGSTSTNKIKHAPTTRKSYRKKKDIQDEEDVLEMSNVDLESTEDKKAEIYGIETLEAVPRFAMCKSNQGDLIEQFAKSISSKTDDLSFSLEPKGTTMKLKGQLTSREKLEKKVADGKLNENFVRINLKKKIFVRGKKNFNFSKYRKNQWKEKKKELASSEGNLVVADFVEKKGASSCFKCGNIGHSSRYCPNTKSDDLIPLNEIDESSEFPTLEEAQKMASQNAITAHANRIDRLPEKPSYSLETESELTGNEMKDKTDDNDLWEPIEDENILCGYKIPEDLVQKLLPPEIGTVQPLYKLKEDQSCIETPSEVFNTLRKFGHETFRPGQEKAVMRILSGQSTLVTLSTGSGKSLCYQLPAYLYSKYSNCITLVISPLVSLMDDQVTGVPSFLSAACLHTNQTQKVRDNVMEMVKQGKVNILLISPEAVVAGEKSTGFGALLRQLPPIAFACIDEAHCISQWSHNFRPSYLMVCRVLKEKLGVKTVLALTATATKATAESIVSHLDIEEGMAGVISDIPIPRNLLFTISKDENRDQALIKLLLSERFKNCSSIIIYCTRRDECVRIASFLRIAFSQDGNNFEKRNTKLSFIAEAYHAGLSAHRRKIVQKAFMGGQVKIIVATVAFGMGLNKADIRAVIHYNMPGTFEGYIQEVGRAGRDGLPAHCHLFLNPMEDKDKVELRRHIYANGIDRHTIRRLLQKVFLPCSCAKLRENKGDRRCPGHEVAIPIDDTVAALDISEEKISTLLCYLELHPKRFITVLSSVYIRARISSYNGPQALKQAAQTSPPLAMAIALDLQNGISHEKDNVIEFPVVDVASAIGWDSGVVKGHLKNLEWKAVNGVPKRSAISVRYDKLGLRVKAPGDLTEVELDEALDALVSRAQSQETSSLQQLETISVMLHKFSVPSVEECLILNDEMINKSDQLKDVIRNYFEGKVLLDIDLTQQNVMENEAQVACDVRNLIVSYRDNNFTGRAVARIFHGIQSPNYPAYIWNKCRFWRAHISFDFNALCQIATREILALR, from the exons aTGAGTGGAACGTGTTTTACTGTGCTTCAAGTGGCCCCACCGTTAATTTGCATGGAATCCGACGCGTGGAAACGATCGGACATCGCGATATTATCTCTA gaTGATATTAAAGAGGCTGACATGAAAATCAAGGAATCTTATAAAATGTATTGGAAGTTAAAAACACGTGCTTTAGAAGAAACTCTTatagatatttcattttctgatgAGGCAGAAGATAATGTTACTAAAACTATAACGTGTACATCATCTGAAGAAATTAAAGATGATAATAAACCTCTAAGGAATAAAGAGAAACAAGttttagaaattataattggacaagataaaaaagattcagaaaacatagatgaaaataatggaagaaatacagatttaaaaagtatacaaaatacaGGCAAAATAGATGATGAAGATAGAAATCCAGAAGAATGTCAAAGTCAGCATACAGTTAATAGTTTGGCAGCAgaggaaaataaatataaaaatgtaaaaggtGTATGGGGTGATCATTTAAGTAAAAGTAATGAGCAAATacccaaaaagaaaaaaacattaCCTATAGCCAGAGTATCTTCTTTTCAACTGTCgcaaaataaatttacaagttCAAACTTTATAAAAAGGAATCCTAGAAAATCCTTGTCTGcaacaaaagtaaaaaataaatctgaaaattatAATGACGTTAGTATAAATACATTGGAAAAAAACACAAACATAGAACTAAATAGTAAagataattttgatattaatgaAGAAACAAAGTCTATATTTGGTAAGTCTATGAAAGTAACTTACGTGGAGTCTAAGCCTGCTACTCAATCAATTGGTACAATACAACAATTAGTCGAAGGACATACTGTTAGTAGAAATTTAAATCCTGGGTGGTTAGACAGGTGTGCCAAACAAAGTAACTTGGTTTACCCAGCAGTTGATTTACAAAGACTTTCTGGAACAAGCGATTCCGGAACTGAATCACTGGACACAAGTATTCATTTATCTAAAGAAACACTTGTGTCTGAATCacaagaaacttttcagatATCGGACGAAGAAGATTTTGTTTGTAACAGTGATTCAGAAGAAAAACATAGAAACAAACGcattagaaatttcaaaaaaagaTTCAGTGATCAAGAAAATCATCCTATCAAAAAAATGTGTCATGAAAATTGTACAAATGGCCTAATACCAAGTAAGACAACATTCTGTGAAGAAAAATGTAACAACTTAAATATAACTAATATAGATTTAGTTAGAAATAATAGCATAAATGATAATGTAAATATTCAGACAAATTTGTctaataatattgataaatgTAAGGACAAAATAACAGATGTACTACAGACTGTAGATACAAATACACATAATGAAGAGAATATAGAAAAATCATCTAAAGAAAAATCAGCAAGTTCTAAAATTCGAAAACAAGTTAAATGTATTTCATCTGATGATTCAGATCCTGATTTCAGTGAAAGtgatgaaaagaagaaaataagcaAGAAGAAAGTATCAAAAACAAAGAGAACAAGTACAACAAGAAAGAGTAAAGTTACCAAAGGATCAACATCGACAAATAAGATAAAACATGCACCTACAACAAGGAAGTCTTATAGAAAAAAGAAGGATATACAAGATGAAGAAGATGTTTTAGAAATGTCTAATGTAGATCTTGAAAGTACAGAAGATAAGAAAGCTGAAATATATGGAATAGAAACCTTAGAAGCTGTTCCACGTTTTGCAATGTGCAAAAGTAACCAAGGAGATCTTATTGAACAATTTGCTAAATCTATTTCCTCAAAAACTGATGATTTAAGTTTTTCTCTTGAACCTAAGGGGACAACTATGAAACTAAAGGGACAATTAACAAGtagagaaaaattggaaaagaaaGTAGCAGatggaaaattaaatgaaaacttTGTTAggataaatttaaagaaaaaaatatttgtgcgtggtaaaaagaattttaatttttcaaaatataggAAGAATcaatggaaagagaaaaagaaagaacttgCATCTAGCGAGGGTAATTTAGTAGTAGCTGATTTTGTAGAAAAGAAAGGTGCATCCAGTTGTTTTAAATGCGGAAATATCGGCCATTCTTCAAGGTATTGTCCAAATACAAAAAGCGATGATTTAATTCCGTTAAATGAGATAGATGAAAGTTCGGAATTTCCAACCTTAGAAGAAGCTCAGAAAATGGCCAGTCAAAATGCAATTACAGCACATGCTAATAGAATTGACCGTTTACCGGAGAAACCATCGTACTCTCTTGAAACAGAGTCTGAATTGACAGGAAATGAAATGAAGGATAAAACTGACGATAACGATTTATGGGAACCTATTGAAGACGAA aatattttatgtGGGTATAAAATTCCCGAAGATTTGGTACAAAAGTTATTACCACCAGAAATTGGTACAGTACAGCCACTATATAAACTTAAAGAAGATCAGTCGTGCATAG AAACACCATCTGAAGTTTTCAACACCTTGCGAAAATTTGGTCATGAAACATTTAGACCTGGACAAGAAAAAGCTGTAATGAGAATACTTTCTGGTCAATCGACATTGGTAACTTTATCTACTGGTTCTGGAAAATCTTTATGTTACCAGTTACCTGCATATCTTTATTCTAAATACTCCAATTGTATCACTTTAGTGATATCACCATTGGTCTCCTTAATGGATGACCAAGTAACGGGTGTACCTTCGTTTTTATCCGCAGCTTGTCTGCATACTAATCAAACGCAAAAAGTAAGAGATAATGTTATGGAAATGGTGAAACAAGGAAaagtgaatattttattaatttctccaGAAGCTGTAGTAGCTGGAGAAAAATCAACTGGATTTGGTGCTTTGTTAAGGCAGCTTCCACCAATTGCTTTTGCATGTATAGACGAAGCTCATTGTATTTCACAATGGTCTCATAATTTTCGTCCATCATATCTTATGGTTTGCCGAGttcttaaagaaaaattagGTGTCAAAACAGTATTAGCTCTTACTGCTACTGCAACAAAAGCTACTGCAGAAAGCATAGTAAGCCATTTAGATATAGAAGAAGGAATGGCGGGTGTTATCTCTGATATTCCAATACCTAGAAATCTGCTGTTTACAATTTCTAAAGATGAAAATAGAGATCAGGCtttaatcaaattattattaagtgaaaggtttaaaaactgtagctcaattattatttattgtactcGTCGAGATGAATGTGTAAGAATTGCGAGTTTTCTAAGAATTGCTTTCTCACAG GACGGAAATAATTTCGAGAAACGAAACACCAAACTATCTTTTATCGCGGAAGCATACCATGCTGGTTTATCGGCTCATCGCCGAAAAATTGTTCAGAAAGCATTTATGGGTGGACAAGTCAAGATCATTGTTGCTACTGTAGCTTTTGGTATGGGTCTTAATAAGGCAGATATTCGCGCTGTTATACATTACAACATGCCTGGCACTTTCGAAGGATATATCCAAGAAGTCGGGAGGGCTGGTCGAGATGGACTTCCAGCCCAttgtcatttatttttaaatccaATG GAAGATAAGGATAAAGTAGAATTGCGACGGCATATTTATGCAAATGGAATAGACAGGCATACAATCAGACGATTGCTTCAAAAAGTTTTTCTTCCGTGTTCATGTGCAAAATTACGTGAAAACAAAGGAGATCGTAGGTGTCCTGGTCATGAAGTTGCTATTCCGATTGACGATACAGTTGCGGCTTTAGATATTTCAGAGGAAAAGATTTCAACGCTTTTGTGTTATCTCGAATTGCATCCTAAAAGATTTATTACTGTTCTTTCATCTGTATATATCAGGGCTAGAATTTCAAGTTATAACGGTCCTCAAGCGCTAAAGCAAGCTGCTCAGACG TCGCCACCACTTGCAATGGCAATAGCATTAGATTTACAAAACGGTATTTCTCATGAAAAGGATAACGTTATTGAGTTTCCGGTTGTGGATGTTGCATCTGCTATTGGTTGGGATAGTGGTGTAGTAAAAGGTCACCTTAAAAATTTAGAATGGAAAGCAG TCAATGGAGTTCCGAAGCGATCAGCTATTTCAGTAAGATATGATAAACTTGGTTTAAGAGTAAAAGCCCCAGGAGACTTGACAGAAGTGGAATTAGATGAAGCACTAGATGCTTTAGTTAGCCGCGCTCAATCTCAAGAAACTTCATCTTTACAACAACTTGAGACAATTAGTGTTATGCTACACAAGTTTAGTGTACCATCTGTAGAAGAGTGTCTTATATTGAACGATGAAATGATTAACAAGTCTGATCAATTAAAagacgttattcgcaattacttTGAGGGAAAAGTTCTATTAGATATCGATTTAACACAACAA AATGTAATGGAAAATGAAGCGCAAGTAGCCTGCGATGTACGAAATTTGATTGTAAGTTACCGTGACAACAATTTCACTGGACGTGCAGTCGCACGAATCTTTCATGGGATACAAAGTCCAAATTACCCTGCTTATATATGGAATAAATGCCGTTTCTGGAGGGCTCATATTTCATTTGATTTCAATGCTTTATGTCAAATTGCGACAAGAGAAATTTTAGCTTTACGTTAG
- the LOC100651404 gene encoding ATP-dependent DNA helicase Q4 isoform X1, with amino-acid sequence MEILSDPVFKTQYQKYKNRVKLWESHFTAKHGRKPNKDDIKEADMKIKESYKMYWKLKTRALEETLIDISFSDEAEDNVTKTITCTSSEEIKDDNKPLRNKEKQVLEIIIGQDKKDSENIDENNGRNTDLKSIQNTGKIDDEDRNPEECQSQHTVNSLAAEENKYKNVKGVWGDHLSKSNEQIPKKKKTLPIARVSSFQLSQNKFTSSNFIKRNPRKSLSATKVKNKSENYNDVSINTLEKNTNIELNSKDNFDINEETKSIFGKSMKVTYVESKPATQSIGTIQQLVEGHTVSRNLNPGWLDRCAKQSNLVYPAVDLQRLSGTSDSGTESLDTSIHLSKETLVSESQETFQISDEEDFVCNSDSEEKHRNKRIRNFKKRFSDQENHPIKKMCHENCTNGLIPSKTTFCEEKCNNLNITNIDLVRNNSINDNVNIQTNLSNNIDKCKDKITDVLQTVDTNTHNEENIEKSSKEKSASSKIRKQVKCISSDDSDPDFSESDEKKKISKKKVSKTKRTSTTRKSKVTKGSTSTNKIKHAPTTRKSYRKKKDIQDEEDVLEMSNVDLESTEDKKAEIYGIETLEAVPRFAMCKSNQGDLIEQFAKSISSKTDDLSFSLEPKGTTMKLKGQLTSREKLEKKVADGKLNENFVRINLKKKIFVRGKKNFNFSKYRKNQWKEKKKELASSEGNLVVADFVEKKGASSCFKCGNIGHSSRYCPNTKSDDLIPLNEIDESSEFPTLEEAQKMASQNAITAHANRIDRLPEKPSYSLETESELTGNEMKDKTDDNDLWEPIEDENILCGYKIPEDLVQKLLPPEIGTVQPLYKLKEDQSCIETPSEVFNTLRKFGHETFRPGQEKAVMRILSGQSTLVTLSTGSGKSLCYQLPAYLYSKYSNCITLVISPLVSLMDDQVTGVPSFLSAACLHTNQTQKVRDNVMEMVKQGKVNILLISPEAVVAGEKSTGFGALLRQLPPIAFACIDEAHCISQWSHNFRPSYLMVCRVLKEKLGVKTVLALTATATKATAESIVSHLDIEEGMAGVISDIPIPRNLLFTISKDENRDQALIKLLLSERFKNCSSIIIYCTRRDECVRIASFLRIAFSQDGNNFEKRNTKLSFIAEAYHAGLSAHRRKIVQKAFMGGQVKIIVATVAFGMGLNKADIRAVIHYNMPGTFEGYIQEVGRAGRDGLPAHCHLFLNPMEDKDKVELRRHIYANGIDRHTIRRLLQKVFLPCSCAKLRENKGDRRCPGHEVAIPIDDTVAALDISEEKISTLLCYLELHPKRFITVLSSVYIRARISSYNGPQALKQAAQTSPPLAMAIALDLQNGISHEKDNVIEFPVVDVASAIGWDSGVVKGHLKNLEWKAVNGVPKRSAISVRYDKLGLRVKAPGDLTEVELDEALDALVSRAQSQETSSLQQLETISVMLHKFSVPSVEECLILNDEMINKSDQLKDVIRNYFEGKVLLDIDLTQQNVMENEAQVACDVRNLIVSYRDNNFTGRAVARIFHGIQSPNYPAYIWNKCRFWRAHISFDFNALCQIATREILALR; translated from the exons ATGGAGATACTATCAGACCCAGTGTTTAAAAcacaatatcaaaaatataaaaatcgtgTCAAATTATGGGAAAGTCATTTTACCGCGAAACATGGACGTAAACCGAATAAG gaTGATATTAAAGAGGCTGACATGAAAATCAAGGAATCTTATAAAATGTATTGGAAGTTAAAAACACGTGCTTTAGAAGAAACTCTTatagatatttcattttctgatgAGGCAGAAGATAATGTTACTAAAACTATAACGTGTACATCATCTGAAGAAATTAAAGATGATAATAAACCTCTAAGGAATAAAGAGAAACAAGttttagaaattataattggacaagataaaaaagattcagaaaacatagatgaaaataatggaagaaatacagatttaaaaagtatacaaaatacaGGCAAAATAGATGATGAAGATAGAAATCCAGAAGAATGTCAAAGTCAGCATACAGTTAATAGTTTGGCAGCAgaggaaaataaatataaaaatgtaaaaggtGTATGGGGTGATCATTTAAGTAAAAGTAATGAGCAAATacccaaaaagaaaaaaacattaCCTATAGCCAGAGTATCTTCTTTTCAACTGTCgcaaaataaatttacaagttCAAACTTTATAAAAAGGAATCCTAGAAAATCCTTGTCTGcaacaaaagtaaaaaataaatctgaaaattatAATGACGTTAGTATAAATACATTGGAAAAAAACACAAACATAGAACTAAATAGTAAagataattttgatattaatgaAGAAACAAAGTCTATATTTGGTAAGTCTATGAAAGTAACTTACGTGGAGTCTAAGCCTGCTACTCAATCAATTGGTACAATACAACAATTAGTCGAAGGACATACTGTTAGTAGAAATTTAAATCCTGGGTGGTTAGACAGGTGTGCCAAACAAAGTAACTTGGTTTACCCAGCAGTTGATTTACAAAGACTTTCTGGAACAAGCGATTCCGGAACTGAATCACTGGACACAAGTATTCATTTATCTAAAGAAACACTTGTGTCTGAATCacaagaaacttttcagatATCGGACGAAGAAGATTTTGTTTGTAACAGTGATTCAGAAGAAAAACATAGAAACAAACGcattagaaatttcaaaaaaagaTTCAGTGATCAAGAAAATCATCCTATCAAAAAAATGTGTCATGAAAATTGTACAAATGGCCTAATACCAAGTAAGACAACATTCTGTGAAGAAAAATGTAACAACTTAAATATAACTAATATAGATTTAGTTAGAAATAATAGCATAAATGATAATGTAAATATTCAGACAAATTTGTctaataatattgataaatgTAAGGACAAAATAACAGATGTACTACAGACTGTAGATACAAATACACATAATGAAGAGAATATAGAAAAATCATCTAAAGAAAAATCAGCAAGTTCTAAAATTCGAAAACAAGTTAAATGTATTTCATCTGATGATTCAGATCCTGATTTCAGTGAAAGtgatgaaaagaagaaaataagcaAGAAGAAAGTATCAAAAACAAAGAGAACAAGTACAACAAGAAAGAGTAAAGTTACCAAAGGATCAACATCGACAAATAAGATAAAACATGCACCTACAACAAGGAAGTCTTATAGAAAAAAGAAGGATATACAAGATGAAGAAGATGTTTTAGAAATGTCTAATGTAGATCTTGAAAGTACAGAAGATAAGAAAGCTGAAATATATGGAATAGAAACCTTAGAAGCTGTTCCACGTTTTGCAATGTGCAAAAGTAACCAAGGAGATCTTATTGAACAATTTGCTAAATCTATTTCCTCAAAAACTGATGATTTAAGTTTTTCTCTTGAACCTAAGGGGACAACTATGAAACTAAAGGGACAATTAACAAGtagagaaaaattggaaaagaaaGTAGCAGatggaaaattaaatgaaaacttTGTTAggataaatttaaagaaaaaaatatttgtgcgtggtaaaaagaattttaatttttcaaaatataggAAGAATcaatggaaagagaaaaagaaagaacttgCATCTAGCGAGGGTAATTTAGTAGTAGCTGATTTTGTAGAAAAGAAAGGTGCATCCAGTTGTTTTAAATGCGGAAATATCGGCCATTCTTCAAGGTATTGTCCAAATACAAAAAGCGATGATTTAATTCCGTTAAATGAGATAGATGAAAGTTCGGAATTTCCAACCTTAGAAGAAGCTCAGAAAATGGCCAGTCAAAATGCAATTACAGCACATGCTAATAGAATTGACCGTTTACCGGAGAAACCATCGTACTCTCTTGAAACAGAGTCTGAATTGACAGGAAATGAAATGAAGGATAAAACTGACGATAACGATTTATGGGAACCTATTGAAGACGAA aatattttatgtGGGTATAAAATTCCCGAAGATTTGGTACAAAAGTTATTACCACCAGAAATTGGTACAGTACAGCCACTATATAAACTTAAAGAAGATCAGTCGTGCATAG AAACACCATCTGAAGTTTTCAACACCTTGCGAAAATTTGGTCATGAAACATTTAGACCTGGACAAGAAAAAGCTGTAATGAGAATACTTTCTGGTCAATCGACATTGGTAACTTTATCTACTGGTTCTGGAAAATCTTTATGTTACCAGTTACCTGCATATCTTTATTCTAAATACTCCAATTGTATCACTTTAGTGATATCACCATTGGTCTCCTTAATGGATGACCAAGTAACGGGTGTACCTTCGTTTTTATCCGCAGCTTGTCTGCATACTAATCAAACGCAAAAAGTAAGAGATAATGTTATGGAAATGGTGAAACAAGGAAaagtgaatattttattaatttctccaGAAGCTGTAGTAGCTGGAGAAAAATCAACTGGATTTGGTGCTTTGTTAAGGCAGCTTCCACCAATTGCTTTTGCATGTATAGACGAAGCTCATTGTATTTCACAATGGTCTCATAATTTTCGTCCATCATATCTTATGGTTTGCCGAGttcttaaagaaaaattagGTGTCAAAACAGTATTAGCTCTTACTGCTACTGCAACAAAAGCTACTGCAGAAAGCATAGTAAGCCATTTAGATATAGAAGAAGGAATGGCGGGTGTTATCTCTGATATTCCAATACCTAGAAATCTGCTGTTTACAATTTCTAAAGATGAAAATAGAGATCAGGCtttaatcaaattattattaagtgaaaggtttaaaaactgtagctcaattattatttattgtactcGTCGAGATGAATGTGTAAGAATTGCGAGTTTTCTAAGAATTGCTTTCTCACAG GACGGAAATAATTTCGAGAAACGAAACACCAAACTATCTTTTATCGCGGAAGCATACCATGCTGGTTTATCGGCTCATCGCCGAAAAATTGTTCAGAAAGCATTTATGGGTGGACAAGTCAAGATCATTGTTGCTACTGTAGCTTTTGGTATGGGTCTTAATAAGGCAGATATTCGCGCTGTTATACATTACAACATGCCTGGCACTTTCGAAGGATATATCCAAGAAGTCGGGAGGGCTGGTCGAGATGGACTTCCAGCCCAttgtcatttatttttaaatccaATG GAAGATAAGGATAAAGTAGAATTGCGACGGCATATTTATGCAAATGGAATAGACAGGCATACAATCAGACGATTGCTTCAAAAAGTTTTTCTTCCGTGTTCATGTGCAAAATTACGTGAAAACAAAGGAGATCGTAGGTGTCCTGGTCATGAAGTTGCTATTCCGATTGACGATACAGTTGCGGCTTTAGATATTTCAGAGGAAAAGATTTCAACGCTTTTGTGTTATCTCGAATTGCATCCTAAAAGATTTATTACTGTTCTTTCATCTGTATATATCAGGGCTAGAATTTCAAGTTATAACGGTCCTCAAGCGCTAAAGCAAGCTGCTCAGACG TCGCCACCACTTGCAATGGCAATAGCATTAGATTTACAAAACGGTATTTCTCATGAAAAGGATAACGTTATTGAGTTTCCGGTTGTGGATGTTGCATCTGCTATTGGTTGGGATAGTGGTGTAGTAAAAGGTCACCTTAAAAATTTAGAATGGAAAGCAG TCAATGGAGTTCCGAAGCGATCAGCTATTTCAGTAAGATATGATAAACTTGGTTTAAGAGTAAAAGCCCCAGGAGACTTGACAGAAGTGGAATTAGATGAAGCACTAGATGCTTTAGTTAGCCGCGCTCAATCTCAAGAAACTTCATCTTTACAACAACTTGAGACAATTAGTGTTATGCTACACAAGTTTAGTGTACCATCTGTAGAAGAGTGTCTTATATTGAACGATGAAATGATTAACAAGTCTGATCAATTAAAagacgttattcgcaattacttTGAGGGAAAAGTTCTATTAGATATCGATTTAACACAACAA AATGTAATGGAAAATGAAGCGCAAGTAGCCTGCGATGTACGAAATTTGATTGTAAGTTACCGTGACAACAATTTCACTGGACGTGCAGTCGCACGAATCTTTCATGGGATACAAAGTCCAAATTACCCTGCTTATATATGGAATAAATGCCGTTTCTGGAGGGCTCATATTTCATTTGATTTCAATGCTTTATGTCAAATTGCGACAAGAGAAATTTTAGCTTTACGTTAG